CTTTCATTAAAAAGTGTGGATGGATTAACTTTTGAGGATGCCAAGTATCGCATGACAGAGTTGATAGGTCTAGAAGCAGAGCGGTTTGGATTTTTGGAAGATAGTGAACATCTGTCAGAAAATGAGAAAAAACGATACAAAGCTATTATTTCATTAAATAATGGTATGAATACAATGAATGAAAAAATGCTGATATCAAGCCTTCAGGTTTTGTCGCAATTATTGTACAAGCATTTTGGAAAAAAGGTGATCATTTTGATTGATGAGTATGATGTCCCTTTGGATAAGGCTTTTCAGAATGGCTTTTACAGAGAGATGGTGTCATTGATCAGAGGTCTTTTCGGAATGGCGTTGAAGACCAATGATAGTTTACAGTTTGCGGTTTTGACAGGTTGTATGCGGATTTCTAAGGAAAGCATCTTTACAGGTCTTAATAATTTTGAGGTTTTATCAATCTTGAATGATCAGTATGATGAGAGTTTTGGATTTACAGATGCTGAGGTCAAAAAAATATTGAATGATTACAATCTTAAAGATCATTATTTAGAAGTCAAAGAGTGGTATGACGGTTATCATTTTGGAAATATTGATATATATTGTCCATGGGATGTAATTCAATATTGTAAAAGCTTATATTTAGATGTTTCTGCTAAGCCACAGGATTTCTGGTCCAACTCAAGTGGTAATGCTATCGTTCGTAGATTTATAGACAAGGCTGATATATCGACTAGAAACGAGATAGAACGTTTAATAGCAGGAGAGAGTATTGCAAAGGATGTTGTATCAGAACTCACTTATGATGAGATTGATAAAAGCATTGAAAATTTATGGAGTGTGCTTTTTACGACAGGATATCTGACACATAAAGGTTGTACAGAAAGTGGAAAATACCGTCTGGTAATTCCGAATAAAGAGGTTAGAAATCTTTTCGTAAAAAAAATCAGAGAGTGGTTTTCTGATGTATCAAGAAATGATGGAAAAACATTGGAAGAGTTTTGCAGTGCATTTGTAGATAAAGATTCCGAAAAGATAGAACAGATTTTTGGAGACTATCTCTGGAATACCATCAGTATACGTGACACAGCGGTGGCAAAAGAAAAGAAGGAAAATTTTTATCACGGTATTTTGCTTGGACTTCTAGGATACAAATCAAACTGGCTGATTAAGTCAAATGCAGAATCAGGAATTGGTTACAGTGATATATTAGTGGAGGTTCCGACCAATAGAACAGGAATTGTGATTGAGATAAAGTATGCAGAGGACGGAGATCTGGATGCAGCATGTGAAAAGGCATTAAAACAGATTGAAGAGAAAGATTATGTGGCAAAACTAAAACAGGATGGTATGAAAAATTTTATCAAATATGGAATTGCTTGTTTTAAGAAAATATGCAAAGTTGTAGTTGAATAGTAAATTGTAGTTTGAAGACAGAAATTATTGGTGGAATATTATAAAAAGAGATCATGTGCATGCAACCCACTCGCGTTCGGACTCCCACGTAGCTGTACTAAGCTTCTGAATGGTCTAACGACCATCCACTCGCTAAGTGCAGACGTGTCCGTACGGTTGCTGACACATGATCTCTTTTTATAATATTCAAATAATTTACGTGATTCAAATCACTATACAGTGTGTATGTTATATGATATTGATTAACAATTTTTGTATTCGTAAACGGGAATTTAAAGAGATGCATAAGCACCGATTTATCGAGATGTTTGGGAATATAATAAACACTTATCTTCTGTCTTGAAAAAATTAATTTACATCCAATATCATTCTCCATGCACATTCGGTAGTGGTTTCGATTACGTAAATTATTTGAATATTATAAAAAGGGTTATCTGTCTGAGACCGTAGGAACACGCCTGCACTTAGTGAGTGGATGGTCGTTAGACCATTCAGGAGCTTAGTACAGCTGCGTGTGAGTCGAGCGAGAGCACGTCGCAGACAGATAACCCTTTTTATAATATTCCACCAATAATTTCCGTCATCAAACCAGCAAATTAAAATTTCTATGTAGTATCATATAATAATTCCGTATATATAACCAGATGATCATCAAAATAAACAAAGGAAGGGCAAGGATATGGAAGATCAAAAGATCATAGATCTATATACAAACCGTGAAGAAAGAGCAATTCACGAAACAGATAAAAAATACGGACGATTATGTACAAGCATTTCCATGGGAATCTTAAATGATATCAGAGACAGTGAAGAATGTGTCAGTGATACATGGCTTACCTTGTGGAATCAGATACCGCCCAAGAAACCGAATCCATTCAAAGCGTATATCTGCAGGATCATAAAAAATCTATCATTAAAACGCTATGAATATCATCATGCAAAAAAGAGAAACAGCCAGTATGATCTTTCACTGGAAGAATTAGAAGAGTGCATCAGCAAAGAACAAAATGTAGAAAATCAGATTGAATTACGGGAATTAAAATGGATCATTGCAAAGTTCATAGAGGAACTGCCAAAAGAAAAAAGAATTTTATTTTTAAGAAGATACTGGTTTTTGCAATCGGTCTCAGAAATGGCGAGAGATTATGAAATAACTCCAAAGAATATGTCAGTCAAACTGTTAAGGATCAGAAAAGAGTTAAAAGAATATCTGAAAGAGGAGGGATTTGAAATATGAAAGACAATAAGGATGAGGAAAAAACATTATTTCAGGCAATCGATGCAGTGGATGATAAATTTTTGATGGAAACATTGAAAGATATGGAAAAGAGAAAGAACCAAAACCACAAACAGCAATTAAAATTTAAGCAAATGACACCAATGGTTAAAGCAGCAACGATTGCATTGATCTGTTTTCTGACCTTAGGAATAAGTGTTAGCGTGGCAGCAGCGACATCGAAAACATTTCGGCAGTGGATTCAAAAGACATTTATGTCACAGACGATATATAAAGTAACACAAACCAAAGATGTCAGTGATCATAAGAAAAACCACAAGATTGTGCTAAAAGATAACATGGAAATCAAACAAGGACACAACCAAAGCTTTATCTGTCAGTATCATTACGAAGGAAAATACGATGTCGAAGTGACAGACAAAGTATATACAATTGAAGGGAATCATTTAAAAGAATTAAAACCAGAGAAAAAATGGTTCCATGGAATTTATAATGGAAGGAAATTTTCATTTCAGTATGCAGTGATTCGTGGAGAAATTTATGTATACAATGTGAAAGGAAATATCAGTGATATTTTCTGGAAAGTATGGGATGAAGATACGATTTATGTTTCTTTATATCATATGAATAAAAAAGATGATATCATACAAAAAGAATGTATTGCAAAATTAAATCTTAAAACAGGAAAAGTAACAAAGATTACAGATGACACCAAAATCTGCAATATGGAGATGTCACCAGATGGGGAATGGATTTTGTTAAATTACAGAAGCAAAGGATATTGGAGTGCATTGAATCTTAAAACAGGAAAAGAAACCAAACAGCCAGGAATCAGTGGATATGCACACAATGAAGAAATTTGTTTTATTGGAAAAGACAAGATTGTAGCAATGGGAAATCCTGTCATGACAAAAAATTCTGAATACAACGTCTGGAATAAAATTAATCTAAAAACAGCCAAAGCGACAAAACAATGGGATGACCGCTCCAAAGAAGAACAATATTCAAATAACGAATGGTATGTATACAAAGAAAAGAAAGGAAAGTTACATTTAAAACATCTGGCATATGAAACATCCATTGATATTCCAGATGTCAAAACAGTACATATTATTGATGATGCTGGAGATTATGTTTTATTTGATGATGATCAAGGTAATGATTATTTGTGTAATCTAAGAAATAAGACATATAAGAAATTTATATTGCCAAAGAAATTTAGAGATGATACGCAAATGTATCTGGCAGGAAAAGAGAAGAAGATGCTGGTGCAACATGGAAAAGAAATATATTTGATCGATATTAGTGATATGTATAAAAACATCCAACCAAGGAAATAATACCACTATTATTTTCATAAAGAAGGATGTGACAAAAATTGAAAAATCGTTTATGCATTGAAAATGTTATCGGAAGGGAAGTTTTAGATTCCAGAGGAAATCCAACGGTAGAAGTCGATGTACTTTTAGAAAATGGAGCCTTGGGAAGAGCGATTGTCCCTTCTGGTGCTTCCACAGGAAAATATGAGGCGTTAGAGTTAAGAGACCGCGAAAAAAGATACCGTGGATTAGGTGTTGAAACAGCTGTTAATCATGTGAATCATAAGATTGCAGACCGCTTGACTGGCAAAAATGCACTCAATCAGATTGAGATCGATCAGATTATGTTAGAAGCAGATGGAACCCCAAACAAAGAAAGATTTGGGGCAAACGCAATCCTTGGAGCATCACTTGCAACTGCTAAGGCAGCCGCTTGTGGACTAGGTTTACCGTTATACCAGTATCTCGGAGGCAGCTTTGCATCCAAACTTCCGATACCAATGATGAACATATTAAATGGAGGAAAACACGCAGATAATACCGTTGATTTTCAGGAATTTATGATTGCACCAGTTGGTGCAGACTCTTTCAAAGATGCTTTGATGATGGGAACTGATGTTTATCATACATTAAAATACATTTTGAGGAGAAATCATTTAAATACAGGTGTTGGAGATGAAGGAGGTTTTGCCCCGAATCTGGAAAGCTCAGAACAGGCATTAGATCTTTTGGTGCAGGCAATTGAACAGGCAGGATATAAAACAAAAGAAGAAATAGCAATCGCTATGGATTGTGCTGCATCAGAAATCTATAATGAAGATGAGAAAGTTTATCATTTTATGGGAGAAAGCAGGATGGCAGGCAAGGAAGTAAGAAGAAATTCTGAAGAAATGGTGCAGTATTATGAAAAGCTTGTCGAAGATTATCCAATCTTTTCCATTGAAGATGGATTAAATGAAGAAGATATGCCAGGTTGGAAAGTATTGACCTACCGTCTTGGAGAGAAGATCCTGCTAGTTGGAGATGATTTATTTGTAACAAATGTTGCACGGCTAAGAGAAGGAATTAAGGAAAATATTGCAAACAGTATTTTGATCAAGCCAAATCAGATTGGAACATTGACAGAGACATTAGATGCCATTGAGACAGCTGCAAAATCAAACTACAAAACAATCATTTCTCATAGATCAGGGGAAAGCGAAGATACGACGATCGCAGATATTGCAGTTGCAACGAATGCAGGACTGATCAAAACAGGAGCACCTTGCAGATCTGATCGTACTGCAAAATACAATCGTTTATTACGTATTGAAGAAGAGCTTGGAAGCTTATCAAAATATGGCTGGTAAAAGGATAAAAATGTAAAAATTATGCAAAGTATTGTTGTTTTCCTTGCAAGTTTGATATGTATATGTTAGAATGAACCACAGTGAATGGAAATATATTAGGAGGCATATCGTGAAAACAGCATTAACTGTAATTTTTATTATAGCATCAATTTTATTAATCATATTAGTATTAATGCAAGAAGGAAAAGAGGCGGGATTAGGTTCTTTAACCGGTGCAGCAGATAGCGGAACATACTGGAGCAAGAACAAAGGTCGTTCTAAGGAAGGAACACTGATCAAAGTGACAACATTCTTTACGATCGTATTTTTCGTAACAGCAGCAATCCTTTGCTCAAGATTTATTTAGAGAAAAGATAAGCACTTCTTAAACTTGTTTTAAGAGGTGCTTTTTATGTCGAAGAGAATTTCCATAAAAAGATTAAGAAGATTTAAATATACAGGAGAACGTAATGACAGATAAACGATTTAACAGAAAGAAGAAAATTAAAGCGTTGATCAACGATCCGTATTATCAGCCAATGAAACAAAGAGAGATCGGATACCTGATGCAGGTAGCTCCAGAAGATCGTGACGAGTTTGTTGAGATTTTGAATGAACTGGTAGAAGAAGGATCGATTGAAGTAAGTAAACGTGGAAAATACATGCCGCCAAGTGTGAAGACGGTCAAAGGAACATTCAGTTGTACAAGCAAAGGTTTTGGGTTTGTGACTGTGGAAGGGGAAGATGACGATTATTACATTCATGAGAAGAACATGAATGGAGCTTTCCATGAAGATACGGTCTTAATGCAGGTATTGGACGATCATCCAACTTCTGGAAGAAGAAAAGAAGGAAAGATCATCAAGATTTTAGAGAGAGGAATCAAGACAGTGGTCGGAACTCTTCAGAAAAACCAGAACTTTGGGTTCGTGATTCCAGATAATTTAAGATTTGACAGTGATATTTTTGTATCCAAATCTCAGTGCAAGAATCTTACCAGCGGATTTAAAGTGATGGTAGAGATCACAGATTATGGAGATGCCAGAAGAAGTCCAGAAGGAAAGATCATTGAAGTTTTAGGACATAAAGATGATCCAAGAGTTGATATTTTATCAATTGTCAAAGCTTATGGAATCCCAACCCAGTTTGAAGATGATGTCAAACAGCAGGTTGATACGATTCCATCACAGATCAAAGCATCTGACTACAAAGACCGTATGGATATCAGAGACTGGCCAATGGTAACGATCGATGGAGAAGATGCGAAGGACTTAGATGATGCGATTACATTATCAAGAAAAGGAAAGAATTATTTACTTGGAGTACATATCGCGGATGTATCCGAATATGTAACAGAGTACTCTCCATTAGATAAAGAAGCGTTAAAACGAGGAACAAGTGTATATCTTGTAGACCGTGTGATTCCGATGCTTCCACATCAATTATCGAATGGAATCTGTTCCTTAAATCAGGGATGCGACAGACTGGCATTAAGTTGTATCATGGAAGTTGATCCAAGTGGAAAGGTTGTCGATCATCAGATCGCAGAGACATTGATCAACGTCGATCATCGTATGACATATACATCCGTAGCTAAAATCTTGGATGGGGATATGGAAGAACGTAACAAATATGAAGATTTTGTAGAAATGTTTGAGTTAATGAATGAATTATCCGACATTTTAAGACATCGTCGTCATGAAAGAGGAAGCATTGACTTTGACTTTCCAGAATCTAAGATCATCTTAGATGAAAAAGGCCGTCCAGTTGATGTTTATCCACAGGTGAGAAATGCAGCAACAAAGATTATAGAAGATTTTATGCTGTGTGCCAATGAAACGATTGCGGAAGAATTTTACTGGAGAGAGATTCCATTTTTGTATCGAATTCATGAGATTCCAGACCATGAGAAGATTGATAAGTTACAGGTATTTTTACAAAACTTTGGAATTTACTTAAAGAGCAGTCATGATGAGATTCATCCAAAAGAAGTACAGAAGTTACTGACAAAGATTGAAGGAACACCAGAAGAACCATTGATCAGCCGTTTGACATTAAGATCTATGAAACAGGCAAAATATTCTGCATACAGCTCTATGCATTTTGGATTGTCCACAAGATATTACTGCCATTTTACATCACCGATCCGAAGATATCCAGATCTTCAGATTCACAGGATCATCAAGGAAACTTTGCATAATAAATTTACAACAAGACGATTCAGTCATTACGATGCAATTTTGCCAAAAGTAGCAGAACAGTCATCTAAGATGGAACGCCGTGCAGAAGAAGTTGAGAGAGAAGTATGTAAGCTTAAGAAAGCGGAATACATGAGAAGAAGAATCGGAGAAGTACATGAAGGAATCATTTCCGGTGTGACAAACTGGGGAATCTATGTAGAACTTCCAAATACGATCGAAGGAATGGTTCATGTATCCATTCTTCCGGGAGACTATTATTACTATGATGAGAAGACCTATTCCATGGTAGGAGAAAGAACTGGAAGAACATTTAAATTAGGAGAGAAGGCGAAAATCCGTGTCAAAGATGTGGATATGATGCTTAAGAATATTGATTTTGAGTTAGTGGAGGATGAGGATTATGAGTAAAGCGAAGACGGATGGAATTAAACTCATAGCAAATAATAAAAAAGCAAGACATGATTATTTTGTAGAAGACAGTTTTGAAGCAGGGATCGTACTTCATGGAACTGAAGTAAAATCTTTAAGACAAGGACACTGCAGCATCAAAGAATCCTTTGTTGATATTGATAATGGGGAAGTGTTCATTCATCAGATGCATATCAGCCCTTATGAAAAAGGAAATATCTTCAACAAAGATCCACTTCGTACAAGAAAACTATTATTGCATAAATCGGAGATTTCCAAGATGATCGGACAGATCAATCAGAAGGGATATACATTGATTCCATTAAAAGTATACTTTAGTGGAAGTTTGGTGAAAGTTCAGATCGGATTATGCAAAGGTAAGAAACTCTACGACAAACGACAAGATATCTCAAAGAGAGATCAGTTAAGAGAAGCACAGAGAGACTTCAAAGTAAGAAACTTTGGATAATTTCAAGGAAGATTAAAGATTGTATAAGAAGTTATACAAAAAGACTTGACATCCTATATAAGAGACTATATAATATAATTTCGAGACTGGGAAGGCTCTCAGTCTCTAACCAAGCTTATTAATTCCGGGCTAGTAAAGGTTTCGACAGGGGTTATGAAGCTTGAGGAGCCATTGGGAGGGACCACCTTACGGTACAAACTTAAATATAAACGCAGATAATAAATTAGCGTACGCTGCCTAGTTTGCAGCAGTCAGCTCTAGATCACCTGTAGTCTGGAATCCTGGCTTCAAACATGCAGGACCCTTGACCGGTCAAGCTTTGTGCCGGTTAAAGTATTGATGAAGCTACTGAAGCTGTGATCCTGTTAGTCGGAGCACGGTAGAGGGAATGAAAGAAGACTGACTGTAATGGGAGAGCCTCATGTGAATTGGCTTTTGGACGCGGGTTCGATTCCCGCCTAGTCCATTCTTAAACCTCACGTTTTTACGTGGGTTTTTCTTTTTTCGTGTTGCATTCGTGTTGCAATATATTTTCAAAGTATGCATCAATCGTATCATCAACCTTGATTCGTTCGGATGAAAAGGTCTGCTGATATACAGGCACGTTCGATCTGACGGGAACGGATCTTTCGCTGATAAGCTTTATATTTCGGAGAATAAGTGATGATCAGATTTTCATCCATGTTCTCAGTGACAACAGGGATTTTTTTATATTGTAGAAATGAGAGATGAACTTGCTCCAGATGCGAACATCAGACATAGACCACTTTTATTAGAGAAAATTGATAAATATGTGACAGTGATCGGAGATGCATCGGAAGTTTCTACGATTACAAATGCTGTGTATGAAGGGTATCCTGTGGCGTTAGATATCTAGAGAAATAAAAACATATTTATAAGAAAAATCATAAAGGCATTGGATGTTTTTTAGAAATATCTGGTGCCTTTATTTTGTGCTATAATGAGAATAAAAATTGATAGAATAAAATGTAAGGGGAGAAAATAAGTGAAACGATGTAAAATTACTGCAATCCGTAAAACAGAATATAAAGACTTAATGGAAAAGTATGAAAATCCTATGGAGAATGCTTGCGATATAGAAGAGGGGCAAGTATTTATTGCAGAAGGATGGAAACGACCAGAAGGATTTTGTGAAAGTGCATGTGAGAGTATCTCTCCGTTTGTTATGACATTAGTTTATGGAGGCAGCGATATTTATGAAGGATGGATGAAAAATAAAAAATCAGCAATGATCAGCTGTAATGATGGATTCCGCCCGGTTAGTTTTTATATCGAAGTGTTGGAAGATGAAAGAAGCTAGAGTTTTATTTTAAGAAGGAATATGGTACTATTGATTATAAATATGGGGTGTAGATGTTAAATTAATATGGGACAGATTATAATACAACATTGAGAAACAAGGAAAGGCGGAGGCACTTATGGCAGAACAGATTAGAAGGACAAAATGAGATGGTGCGGCAATCCAGATTTGTAATTATGAGAATGTACAATAATTTTCATTTGACTTTTTCAAAAAATCAAAATATAATAAAAAACGAACGAGTAGCAAACGAGCGTAAATCCAGTTTTTGCTACTCGTTTTTCTATTTTTACAATCATAAAATGTCATTAAAAAGTGTGTAGCCAATCAGCGTAAGACCAGCTTATTCTGATGAACTACATTCTTTTTTTATGCAAAAAAGGAGGAAAAATTAAAAATGGCAGAAAGTAACAAGATGAAGGATATGCCAGTCAATAAGCTCATGATCCAGATGGGAATTCCAATGATCTTATCAATGGCATTGCAGGCAGTCTACAATATTGTAGATAGTGCTTTTGTAGGTAACATGAGAGCAGGAAGCGAGGCAGCCCTAAATGCCTTGACGCTTGTATTTCCAGTTCAGATGCTGATGGTTGCGGTAGGGATTGGAACAGGAGTAGGAACCAATGCACTTCTTGCAAGAACACTCGGACAGGGAAATCATAAAAAAGCAGGTAAGGTTGCTGGAAACAGTTTGTTTTTAGGCGGGATCATTTATGTGGTCTGTTTGCTCTTTGGAATCTTTGGAGTTAAAACATACATTTCATCACAGACGGTTGATCCGCAAGTAATCTCTATGGGAACAAGTTATCTTAGGATATGCTGTATCATTTCCATGGGAATCATTTTCTTTTCTCTATTTGAAAAGTTGTTACAGGCAACAGGGCGTTCGCTCTATTCAACAATCGGTCAGGTTGCGGGAGCAGTGGTAAATATCATCCTTGATCCGATCATGATCTATGGGATTGGACCTGTTCCAGAAATGGGGGTTCAAGGTGCAGCTTATGCAACAGTCATCGGACAGGTAGTGTCAACAGTGTTATTGTTTATCTTTCATATGAAATTAAACAAAGAATTTGAGCATGGAGCAAAGTATATGAAGCCAGATGCTGGAATTATCAAAGAAATATATGCAATCGGACTTCCGGCGATCATTGCACAGGCATTGATGTCAATTATGGTATATGTAATGAACCTTATTTTGAAGTTCAGTCCTTCCGCTCAGACAGCCTACGGATTGTTTTATAAAGTACAGCAGTTTGTTTTATTCTTAGCATTTGGACTAAGGGATGCGATTACACCGATCATAGCATTTGCTTATGGGATGGGAAGTAAAAAGAGGATAAAAGATGGAATCAAATATGGATTGATGTACACGAGCGTATTGATGATCTTTGGAATTTTGATCACAGAAATATTCCCAAGTTCTTTTGCAACATTATTTAATGCAGGAAGTTCCAGAGAATATTTTATCGGAGCAATGAGAATTATTTCAATTAGTTTTATTTTCGCAGGAATCAATGTAGCATATCAGGGAATATATCAAGCATTGGATGGTGGTATGGAATCACTGATTATTTCACTTCTCAGACAACTTGTGATCATATTACCTCTGGCAGGAATCTTTTCAATTTTTGTAAGAAAAGGACGAGCAGGAGTATCTTTGATCTGGTGGGCATTCCCAATTACAGAATTTGCAGCATGTCTGATCGGATTTGTCTTTTTAAAGAAAATCCAAAAAATAAAAGTAGAGCGATTAACACATTAAGGAGGAAGGTATTATGGCAAAAAGAATCATTACAATCAGTAGAGAATTTGGAAGCGGTGGACGATTTATCGGAGAAGAAGTAGCACAACAGCTTGGAATTGCTTATTATAGTGAAAATATTATAGATCAGATTGCGCAACAGTCAGGATTATCACCAGAATATATCGAAGAAAATGCAGAATTATCCCCAAAGAAAGGATTTTTTGCCTATGCATTTTCGGGTCGTGATATTACAGGGAAATCCGTGGACGATATGCTGTATGAGGCACAGAGAAAGGTAATCTTGGAAATTGCAGAAAAAGAACCATGCGTTATGATTGGGAGAAATACTGATTTTATACTGAAGGGTAGAGATGATGTGTTAAATGTGTTTATACATGGAGACATGCCAGAGAAGATCAAACGTATTTGCAAGTTATATAATGTTACAGAAGACGGGGCAGTAAAACTTATAAAGGATACAGATAAAAGACGAAGGACAAATTATAATTTCTATACAGAACAAAAATGGGGGATGGCAAGTAATTATACATTGTCATTAAACAGTTCGCAGTTGGGATATGCAAGGTGTGAGAAGATGATCATGGGTTGTGTGGATATTTGTTAGATTATAGGAATTTTTCTTATTATCTCATATAGGAAATATTTTTTGAATCTGATATACTAAAACTATAAGGAGGAATATAAAAATGGAATTTCAAACGATGGGAACAAAGTTATCAAAGTAAACAAGATGAAATTCATCAGATAGGAGAGTATCTGCAAAAGCAAGGAATAGAAAAAATAACGCTTATTGTCGCTTCATCAATTGGAGCAGATTTAGGACTCACATTTCTTTCTCAGATGAAAATTCCAATTGAGCATACTTTTTTGATGGAGGTCAATTTGCACAGATTTCAAGATGAGAATCATATGCATATGCAGATTCTTGATCCAAAAGGTTTTGCTAAGATGTTAGATTCTATCATCCGTACAGGAAAGTTGATGAGAATAGTTAGTGAACACTAATGAAAGGGAGAAAAGAAGAATGAATGAAAAAGCAAATTATGGAAACTGGGTACCTGAAAAAGCATTGTATATGTTATTTGGAGCAGTAATTGTTTTAGGTGTTATTGCGGTAGCAGTACAAGTAGCTTTAAGTGAAATGGTCATTGCAATCATAGTAGGCGTATTATGCATTTTGACTCTGGTAATGGCAATTTATATGCTGATCTGTCATGAAGCATTCGCATTTGGAAAAGGAAATATGATGGCAGGAGTACATGAACATCTGATTAAACATCTTGATTGGGATGGTGAAGGGAAACTTCTAGACATCGGATGCGGAGCAGCAGCACTTACTGTTCATTGCGCCAAAGCATTTCCAAAGGCACAGATCACAGCGATGGATCACTGGGGTGTGGAATGGAATTATGCAAAAGAGCAGTGCGAGAAAAATGCAAAGATTGAAGGAGTTGCAGAC
The sequence above is drawn from the Anaerostipes hadrus ATCC 29173 = JCM 17467 genome and encodes:
- a CDS encoding AAA family ATPase, with product MVNTLKLPVGIDSFEKIRKNRFYYIDKTKLIEQLVETGGEVTLFTRPRRFGKTLNMSMLRSFFEIDADESLFDGLYITKNKELCEEYMGKYPVISLSLKSVDGLTFEDAKYRMTELIGLEAERFGFLEDSEHLSENEKKRYKAIISLNNGMNTMNEKMLISSLQVLSQLLYKHFGKKVIILIDEYDVPLDKAFQNGFYREMVSLIRGLFGMALKTNDSLQFAVLTGCMRISKESIFTGLNNFEVLSILNDQYDESFGFTDAEVKKILNDYNLKDHYLEVKEWYDGYHFGNIDIYCPWDVIQYCKSLYLDVSAKPQDFWSNSSGNAIVRRFIDKADISTRNEIERLIAGESIAKDVVSELTYDEIDKSIENLWSVLFTTGYLTHKGCTESGKYRLVIPNKEVRNLFVKKIREWFSDVSRNDGKTLEEFCSAFVDKDSEKIEQIFGDYLWNTISIRDTAVAKEKKENFYHGILLGLLGYKSNWLIKSNAESGIGYSDILVEVPTNRTGIVIEIKYAEDGDLDAACEKALKQIEEKDYVAKLKQDGMKNFIKYGIACFKKICKVVVE
- a CDS encoding MATE family efflux transporter, translated to MAESNKMKDMPVNKLMIQMGIPMILSMALQAVYNIVDSAFVGNMRAGSEAALNALTLVFPVQMLMVAVGIGTGVGTNALLARTLGQGNHKKAGKVAGNSLFLGGIIYVVCLLFGIFGVKTYISSQTVDPQVISMGTSYLRICCIISMGIIFFSLFEKLLQATGRSLYSTIGQVAGAVVNIILDPIMIYGIGPVPEMGVQGAAYATVIGQVVSTVLLFIFHMKLNKEFEHGAKYMKPDAGIIKEIYAIGLPAIIAQALMSIMVYVMNLILKFSPSAQTAYGLFYKVQQFVLFLAFGLRDAITPIIAFAYGMGSKKRIKDGIKYGLMYTSVLMIFGILITEIFPSSFATLFNAGSSREYFIGAMRIISISFIFAGINVAYQGIYQALDGGMESLIISLLRQLVIILPLAGIFSIFVRKGRAGVSLIWWAFPITEFAACLIGFVFLKKIQKIKVERLTH
- the rnr gene encoding ribonuclease R, whose product is MTDKRFNRKKKIKALINDPYYQPMKQREIGYLMQVAPEDRDEFVEILNELVEEGSIEVSKRGKYMPPSVKTVKGTFSCTSKGFGFVTVEGEDDDYYIHEKNMNGAFHEDTVLMQVLDDHPTSGRRKEGKIIKILERGIKTVVGTLQKNQNFGFVIPDNLRFDSDIFVSKSQCKNLTSGFKVMVEITDYGDARRSPEGKIIEVLGHKDDPRVDILSIVKAYGIPTQFEDDVKQQVDTIPSQIKASDYKDRMDIRDWPMVTIDGEDAKDLDDAITLSRKGKNYLLGVHIADVSEYVTEYSPLDKEALKRGTSVYLVDRVIPMLPHQLSNGICSLNQGCDRLALSCIMEVDPSGKVVDHQIAETLINVDHRMTYTSVAKILDGDMEERNKYEDFVEMFELMNELSDILRHRRHERGSIDFDFPESKIILDEKGRPVDVYPQVRNAATKIIEDFMLCANETIAEEFYWREIPFLYRIHEIPDHEKIDKLQVFLQNFGIYLKSSHDEIHPKEVQKLLTKIEGTPEEPLISRLTLRSMKQAKYSAYSSMHFGLSTRYYCHFTSPIRRYPDLQIHRIIKETLHNKFTTRRFSHYDAILPKVAEQSSKMERRAEEVEREVCKLKKAEYMRRRIGEVHEGIISGVTNWGIYVELPNTIEGMVHVSILPGDYYYYDEKTYSMVGERTGRTFKLGEKAKIRVKDVDMMLKNIDFELVEDEDYE
- a CDS encoding RNA polymerase sigma factor; this encodes MEDQKIIDLYTNREERAIHETDKKYGRLCTSISMGILNDIRDSEECVSDTWLTLWNQIPPKKPNPFKAYICRIIKNLSLKRYEYHHAKKRNSQYDLSLEELEECISKEQNVENQIELRELKWIIAKFIEELPKEKRILFLRRYWFLQSVSEMARDYEITPKNMSVKLLRIRKELKEYLKEEGFEI
- a CDS encoding TIGR04076 family protein, with the translated sequence MKRCKITAIRKTEYKDLMEKYENPMENACDIEEGQVFIAEGWKRPEGFCESACESISPFVMTLVYGGSDIYEGWMKNKKSAMISCNDGFRPVSFYIEVLEDERS
- the secG gene encoding preprotein translocase subunit SecG, coding for MNHSEWKYIRRHIVKTALTVIFIIASILLIILVLMQEGKEAGLGSLTGAADSGTYWSKNKGRSKEGTLIKVTTFFTIVFFVTAAILCSRFI
- the smpB gene encoding SsrA-binding protein SmpB, which codes for MRIMSKAKTDGIKLIANNKKARHDYFVEDSFEAGIVLHGTEVKSLRQGHCSIKESFVDIDNGEVFIHQMHISPYEKGNIFNKDPLRTRKLLLHKSEISKMIGQINQKGYTLIPLKVYFSGSLVKVQIGLCKGKKLYDKRQDISKRDQLREAQRDFKVRNFG
- the eno gene encoding phosphopyruvate hydratase, whose protein sequence is MKNRLCIENVIGREVLDSRGNPTVEVDVLLENGALGRAIVPSGASTGKYEALELRDREKRYRGLGVETAVNHVNHKIADRLTGKNALNQIEIDQIMLEADGTPNKERFGANAILGASLATAKAAACGLGLPLYQYLGGSFASKLPIPMMNILNGGKHADNTVDFQEFMIAPVGADSFKDALMMGTDVYHTLKYILRRNHLNTGVGDEGGFAPNLESSEQALDLLVQAIEQAGYKTKEEIAIAMDCAASEIYNEDEKVYHFMGESRMAGKEVRRNSEEMVQYYEKLVEDYPIFSIEDGLNEEDMPGWKVLTYRLGEKILLVGDDLFVTNVARLREGIKENIANSILIKPNQIGTLTETLDAIETAAKSNYKTIISHRSGESEDTTIADIAVATNAGLIKTGAPCRSDRTAKYNRLLRIEEELGSLSKYGW